One Burkholderia sp. WP9 genomic window, CGCCTCGATCACACGCCGATACACCGCGCGTGAAGCGTCATTCACCTTACCGTGGCACAGCTCGTCGTAGATGATGCGGTGCACCTCAGCACGTTCGGCTTCATCCGGAACCAGTGTTGTCAGGCCATAGCGCTCGCGCAGGCGCCCTGTGTAGAAAGTCTGCTCCATCGTATAGCGCGTGCCGAGCAAACCCACTCGCTCGACGCCGGCCGCACGCAACGCGTTGCCGGTCGGGTCGGCGATATGCAGGAACGGCACGTCGATCGCCGCTTCGATCGATTCATACACGCGATGCATCGTATTGGTTGCGAGCAGCACCAGACCGGCGCCGCCGCGTTCGAGTTGGCGCGCGGCATCGGCCAACTGTCGGCCAAGCGTGTCCCAGTCGCCCGCGCGCTGGAGCGCTTCGATCGGCGCGAAGTCGACGGTGAGCATCAGGCTGCGGGCGTTGTGGTGGCCGCCCAGGCGCGCTTTGGCGTGGCGGTTCAGGAGCCTGTAATACTCGGTGGACGATTCCCAACTCATCCC contains:
- a CDS encoding aspartate/glutamate racemase family protein gives rise to the protein MKTIGVIGGMSWESSTEYYRLLNRHAKARLGGHHNARSLMLTVDFAPIEALQRAGDWDTLGRQLADAARQLERGGAGLVLLATNTMHRVYESIEAAIDVPFLHIADPTGNALRAAGVERVGLLGTRYTMEQTFYTGRLRERYGLTTLVPDEAERAEVHRIIYDELCHGKVNDASRAVYRRVIEALAARGAQAVILGCTEITLLIKPEDSVLPVFDTTALHAQAAVEWAIGGE